The following are from one region of the Fimbriimonadaceae bacterium genome:
- a CDS encoding TonB-dependent receptor produces the protein MRWSTCAARGAVLSRCVTGMGIVLGVLGAGPGFSAEPLPAPTADAETVPEVGMPEVVVSATRTPQSIATIPGSVTVITEQQIQQQNTISPTRALNDLLGKLVPGFSQADQSTATSFAQTLRGRDIQVLVDGVPQNTSPMTGRDLFTIDPSAIERIEVIRGATAVYGNGATGGLVNIITRRGTDGKPVYTSDTSLNIAPRRPGQSIGGTLTQGVSGKKGAVDYVVTGAFNHIGGTFDAQGDRAMPSHGGGIGSVANSNTYNLFTKIGYQFSEEQRLQLSVNYLQHRQHSDFIVDGAGSLVCPTPQSPGCFRSKQRYLSGMQLDDQQLGENANVNLEYTHRSLWGSQIKTQLFHMNNSTRYQPWDARAFGGPLQQGSQDSRKWGGRFWATTPIPLYGDPEILWGADYIVENGGSRSTFFDNAQFDASGGRIFTKNGVEQTGKTLLRNIGTFAQMQWHPHERWLLRGGVRYEDVRLEASDFINFIQNTIQGGTVGYSATVFNAGTVVDLTREINTFFNYSEGFSLPSLADSFAFQPSGSLESVKPKAIRVRNYEVGLRGTWSPLSASLSLFRSTSQFGAVFNLLTGQLQQVPEVIEGIEAAVDARPSDRLRIGGTLTYQKGKADLTNDGNYTPLTTARIPPLKLTAYLEHETVPEWQWRNRIQMLYSGTRSQSHEAFLAGRGGDSLAVSSYVIVDLYSTIKAGPGYLRLGVENLLNKMYFLPQAQIVGTGITGGRGTVLTVGYNMKF, from the coding sequence ATGCGTTGGTCAACCTGCGCCGCGAGAGGCGCCGTTTTGTCTCGATGTGTCACGGGGATGGGCATTGTCTTAGGGGTACTGGGGGCAGGGCCTGGATTTTCGGCGGAGCCCCTGCCAGCGCCCACGGCTGACGCGGAAACGGTACCGGAGGTCGGTATGCCTGAAGTGGTGGTCTCCGCCACGCGCACACCGCAGTCGATTGCGACGATTCCGGGGTCGGTCACCGTCATCACGGAGCAGCAGATTCAGCAACAAAACACGATTTCGCCCACACGAGCGTTAAATGATCTGTTGGGGAAATTGGTGCCGGGCTTCAGCCAGGCGGACCAGAGCACCGCCACGTCGTTTGCACAAACCTTGCGCGGGCGTGACATTCAAGTGTTGGTGGACGGGGTGCCGCAAAACACCAGTCCGATGACGGGTCGCGACCTGTTCACGATCGATCCGAGCGCGATCGAGCGAATCGAGGTGATTCGCGGCGCCACGGCGGTGTATGGCAACGGCGCGACAGGCGGGCTTGTCAACATCATCACCAGGAGAGGGACGGACGGCAAGCCAGTCTATACGAGCGATACGAGCCTCAACATCGCGCCGCGCCGCCCGGGGCAGAGCATCGGCGGCACTCTCACGCAAGGAGTCTCGGGGAAAAAAGGCGCGGTCGACTATGTGGTGACCGGCGCATTCAATCATATTGGCGGGACCTTTGATGCCCAGGGAGATCGGGCGATGCCCAGTCATGGCGGTGGCATCGGGAGTGTGGCGAACTCAAATACCTATAATCTGTTTACCAAGATCGGCTATCAGTTCAGCGAGGAGCAGCGGTTGCAACTCTCCGTGAACTATCTGCAACACCGCCAGCACTCGGATTTCATCGTGGACGGGGCTGGCTCTTTGGTGTGCCCCACTCCGCAGAGTCCCGGCTGCTTTCGCAGCAAACAGCGGTATCTATCGGGGATGCAGCTGGACGACCAACAGCTTGGGGAGAACGCGAATGTGAATCTGGAGTACACGCACCGGTCGTTATGGGGAAGTCAGATCAAGACGCAGCTGTTTCACATGAATAATTCGACCCGGTATCAGCCATGGGATGCGCGTGCGTTCGGAGGACCCCTCCAGCAAGGCTCGCAGGATTCGCGTAAATGGGGCGGTCGGTTCTGGGCGACGACGCCGATTCCCCTCTACGGCGATCCTGAGATTCTGTGGGGCGCCGACTACATCGTGGAAAACGGCGGGAGCCGTTCAACGTTCTTCGATAATGCGCAATTCGATGCCAGCGGAGGGCGTATTTTCACGAAAAACGGTGTCGAGCAAACCGGCAAAACCTTGCTTCGGAATATCGGGACGTTCGCGCAGATGCAGTGGCATCCTCATGAGCGATGGCTGCTGCGGGGCGGCGTACGATACGAGGATGTCCGCCTGGAGGCGTCGGATTTTATCAACTTCATCCAGAACACTATTCAGGGGGGGACGGTCGGGTACAGCGCCACGGTGTTCAACGCAGGGACAGTGGTTGATCTCACAAGGGAAATCAACACGTTCTTTAACTACTCCGAAGGCTTTTCGCTGCCGAGCCTGGCCGACTCGTTTGCTTTCCAGCCGTCGGGTAGTTTGGAATCGGTGAAGCCGAAGGCCATTCGTGTGCGGAATTATGAAGTTGGGCTTCGCGGCACGTGGAGCCCTTTGAGCGCCTCCTTGTCGCTATTCCGCAGCACCTCTCAATTCGGGGCCGTGTTCAACCTCCTGACGGGGCAACTTCAACAGGTGCCGGAAGTCATCGAAGGCATCGAGGCGGCGGTGGATGCGCGGCCAAGCGATCGCCTGCGAATCGGCGGGACCCTGACCTATCAAAAAGGGAAAGCGGACCTCACGAATGACGGGAATTACACGCCTCTAACTACGGCTCGTATTCCGCCGCTCAAATTGACTGCGTACCTTGAGCACGAGACCGTGCCGGAGTGGCAATGGCGCAATCGCATTCAGATGCTGTACTCCGGAACGCGTAGTCAGTCCCACGAGGCATTTCTGGCGGGACGCGGCGGGGATAGTCTGGCGGTGTCGAGCTATGTGATCGTGGATCTCTACAGCACGATCAAGGCCGGGCCCGGGTATCTGCGGCTCGGGGTCGAGAATCTTCTGAACAAGATGTATTTCCTGCCGCAGGCACAAATCGTCGGAACCGGGATTACGGGTGGGCGAGGCACCGTATTGACAGTCGGTTACAACATGAAGTTCTGA